From Solea senegalensis isolate Sse05_10M linkage group LG7, IFAPA_SoseM_1, whole genome shotgun sequence, a single genomic window includes:
- the gch1 gene encoding GTP cyclohydrolase 1, translated as MKWFSLPAQCLNTCEGFGINALQSRGYQINICVDLTQSYICCLVQIFILRIHVSVRGEVKLWSRVTNGSSPWIILLLKSLSDEPRVDCSLHLNSAGNSWSQLWHTSAEQEKEEEEEEGEEMDHRKHSNGDSADSGSVLNGHFDGLKLAVVGSGRTAAAPQTPGAESGAQRPTSVVMESWREERTRSVEDNEMSLPSLAAAYTTILRGLGEDPQRQGLLKTPWRAATAMQFFTKGYQEKIKDILNDAIFDEDHDEMVIVKDIDMFSMCEHHLVPIFGRVHIGYLPNKRVLGLSKLARIVEIYSRRLQVQERLTKQIAVAVTEALQPTGVGVVIEATHMCMVMRGVQKMNSKTVTSTMLGVFREDPKTRDEFLRLIRS; from the exons atgaagtggTTTTCTCTCCCAGCTCAGTGTCTGAACACTTGTGAAGGATTTGGGATCAATGCTCTTCAATCACGTGGATATCAAATCAACATTTGTGTTGATCTGACACAAAG TTACATCTGCTGCCTGGTGCAGATCTTCATCCTCAGGATCCATGTGAGTGTCAGAGGGGAGGTGAAGCTGTGGAGCAGGGTGACCAATGGGAGCTCTCCTTGGATTATCTTGCTCTTAAAAAGCCTGAGTGACGAACCACGGGTGGATTGTTCGCTTCACCTGAACTCAGCGGGCAACAGTTGGAGCCAACTGTGGCACACGAGTGCAgagcaggaaaaagaagaagaagaagaagaaggagaagaaatggATCACCGCAAACACTCTAACGGTGACAGCGCGGACAGCGGCTCCGTCCTTAACGGACACTTTGACGGGTTGAAGCTCGCAGTCGTGGGCAGCGGGCGCACCGCCGCTGCGCCGCAGACTCCGGGCGCGGAGTCCGGGGCGCAGCGTCCAACCTCCGTGGTGATGGAGAGCTGGAGAGAGGAGCGCACCAGGAGCGTGGAGGACAACGAGATGAGCCTTCCGTCTCTGGCCGCGGCTTACACCACCATCCTGCGGGGGCTCGGAGAAGACCCGCAGCGACAGGGGCTCCTGAAAACCCCGTGGAGAGCAGCCACCGCCATGCAGTTCTTCACCAAGGGCTACCAGGAGAAAATTAAAG ACATTCTGAATGACGCCATCTTTGATGAAGACCATGACGAGATGGTGATCGTCAAAGACATCgacatgttctccatgtgtgaACATCACCTTGTGCCTATCTTTGGcagg GTTCACATAGGTTACCTGCCCAACAAGAGAGTCCTGGGCCTCAGCAAGCTGgccag GATCGTTGAAATCTACAGCCGCCGACTTCAAG tCCAGGAGAGGTTGACCAAACAAATCGCCGTGGCCGTCACTGAGGCACTGCAGCCCACTGGGGTCGGCGTGGTCATAGAAGCCAC TCACATGTGCATGGTGATGCGCGGCGTTCAGAAGATGAACAGTAAAACCGTCACCAGCACCATGTTGGGAGTTTTCAGGGAAGATCCAAAAACCCGTGATGAGTTTCTGAGACTGATCAGGAGCTGA